Genomic window (Verrucomicrobiia bacterium):
GTTGGCACAGGCAACCGCTTCCGCGCAGCCCGAAGAGCAGTCCGTCGCGCGCGCGGCGTTGGCGCAACTGCACGGTCCGGGAGTGGCCTCGGCACTGCGACAGCAGATTGAGCAAGGAACGCCGCCGGTCAAAGCGGCGTTGCTGCGCGCGTTGGGCGAGCGCAGCGATCGGACGGCGACGGATCTGTTATTGCGTTACGCCGAGAATCCCGAGGTGACGGTGCGCCGGGCGGCGTTGGGCGCTTTGCAACAACTGGCCGTGCCTGACACGTTTGCGCCGTTGCTGGAGATTGTCGCTCGGACGAAATCCGCCGCGGAACGAAGTCCGGTGATGGCGGCCTTGTTCGCCATCGGTCAAACGACTTCGGATCGCGAGACCCCAACGCGACAGGTCATGGACCGGATGGAACAACTGCCGGTTGATCAGCGCGTCGCTTTGTTGCCGTTGTTAGTGGAACTGGCGACGCCGAGCGCCTTGTCGGCTGTAGCCGCGCTCAGTCGTGCGCCGGACGTCACGCTGGCGCGCGAGGGAATCCGCGCTTTGTCGGAATGGCCGAACGCCGCCGCCGCGCCGATTTTATTCGACCTGGCGAAGAGCGGTCCTGAAGCCACGCAACGGTTGGTGGCCTTAAGTGGAGGCATTACCGTGGCGGAGCAAGAGCCGAATCTCGACGCTCGCTTCAAGTTGTTGCAACAGGCGCTGGCTTTGGCGCAACGTCCGGAAGAAAAACGGCAAGCGCTCGGGGCGTTGGGTCAGATTCCAACTCCCGCGGCGTTGCAAATCGTGTTGGGCGTTTTGGCGGATCCCGATCTGGCCAACGAAGCGGGTTTGGCCGCCATGAACATCGCGGAAAAGCTTGCGGCTGCGCAGTCGCAACTGGCGGCAGAAGCCGCCGCTCAAGTGTTACGGCATAGTCAATCACCCGCGGTTCTCAAGCGGGCTTGGGCGTTGCGGTCGCCCGCCGGCATCACCGCGCCATTCATTCAAGATTGGTTGGTGTGCGGTCCGTTTCGCGTGGCCGGTGTGACCGGAGCCACGGCTATTTTCGATGTCGCCTTTAGCCCGGAAGCGCCGGAAGCGGTGGTGGATTGGAAACCGTTGCCGCGCGCGGATCTGGCGAACCTGGCGTTGTTCTTTCCGAACCAGACGGATTGCGTGGCTTATCTCAAGGCCGAAATAAATGCTCCCGAAGCTCGTCCCGCCGTGCTGTTGCTGGGCAGCGATGATGGGGTGAAAGCCTGGCTCAACGGCGCGGAGGTCCATCGCAACAATGTGGATCGCGGTTTGGTGGCGGACCAAGACGTGGCGCTGGTTGAATTGAAACAAGGCGTCAATGAGCTGCGGTTGAAAATCACCCAGGGCGCGGGTGGATGGGTGGCTTGCGCGCGCCTCGTCGGGATGGAGGGGCAGCCCATTCCCGGACTCACCGTGAAAGAGCAGGGCGGGGCGGCGGCCGCAGCCGCACCGGTGGTGCGACCAGCGGTGCCCGCGTTGTTGCCCCGACGGGATCCGTTTCGCAAGCTGCAACTCTCCGATCAATTTTATGCCGAGGGTGCCGCCTGCGCCGATTTCAATCAGGACGGTCAGTTGGATATTGTGGCCGGGCCGTTCTGGTATGCGGGACCGGACTTCACCCAGCGCCATGAGTACCGACCCGCGCAGACATTTGATCCGCGTGATTACTCCGATAATTTTTTGACCTACACCGGTGATTTCAATGGCGACGGGCGGCCGGACGTTCTATGCATTCCGTATCCCGGCAAGGAGGGCTATTGGTATGAAAATCCGGGCGCGGTGGCCGGGCCTTGGCCCCGGCATCTTTATTACCCGATGGTGGGGAACGAATCTCCGAGCCTTGCCGATATGAATGGCGACGGGCGACCGGAACTGATTTTCAACAACGATGGTTACATCGGTTACGCGGCCTACCAGCTCGCGAAGCCGGAGGCGCCGTGGACGTTTCACGCGGTTTCCCCAAGACACGAGCGTTACCAGCGGTTCACGCACGGAATTGGCGCCGGCGATTTGAATGGCGATGGCCGCATGGATCTGCTCGAAGCGGCGGGTTGGTGGGAACAACCCGTGAACGCGGCGGTTGATGCGCCTTGGATTTTTCATCCGCACCAATTTGCCGAAGCGGCGTCGCACATGCTCGTCACCGACGTGGATGGGGATGGGTTGAACGATGTGATTTGCTCCTGGCACTGTCACCTGTACGGTTTGCTCTGGTGGCAGCAACAGCGCGCCGCCGGCGGAAACATCACCTGGCAGCGGCACGAAATTCTTTCGCCTCATCCTGACGTGACGTCGAATCAATTCCGGTTCAGTCAACCGCACTCGATGGCGTTGGCGGACATGAACGGCGATGGTTTGATGGATTTTGTCACCGGCAAACGGTTTTGGGCGCACGGTCCCACGGGCGATCAGGAGCCGGATGCGCCCGCCATTGTTTGCTGGTTTGAACTGTGGCGCGACGCCAACGGCTCCGCGCGGTTTGTTCCGCATCTGATTGACGATGATTCCGGCGTCGGCACGGAGGTCACGGTGGCGGATTTGAATGCGGACGGTCGTCCGGATGTGATTGTGGCCAATAAAAAAGGCGTCTTCGCGCACTTCAACGAGTTGCCGCGGCGCTGAGTTGCGGGGGCGCGGCGCTGGCGAAATGCCACGGAACTATTGGCGTTCCGTCACGAGCATCCGGCCCAGTTGGTAGCGGCGTTGTCCGTCATCGCCCGCCAGCGGCAGTGCGATGGTGGGAGTGCCATCTCGTTGCCCTACCGAGATGAAGACTTCGTAAGGGCCGGATTTGGTCGCGGGCGCGAACCGGGCAAACGGGTCCACGTACGCGCGACTGATGGTGAACTCCGCAGTGTGATCGGTGGTGGAAATGTTGTCCGGTGGCCCGGGTTGAAGTTGCCGGAGATCGAAGTCTTCCGCCACGTTCACGGAAACGATGCCGCCTTTGGCGTCCTTCAAAGTCAGCGCCCAAAATCCGCCGCCGTAGCAGGGCGCAACGCCGGCGTTCGCCCATTTCGTGCTCACCGTGAAAGCGGCGCCCAAGGGCACTTCGGCGGGCCAGGCGATTTCGCGCAGTTGCAAACGATAGCCGAGCCGGCGGTTGATGCGCTGGATGAGTTCGCGGTTTTCGTTCAGTTCTTCGCGCGGCCACCAATGGATCGAGAGGTAGCTGGCGTGATAATCTTCCACCGCTTTCAACAACAGCGAACCATCGCCCCAGGCGTTGCGCAGTTTCGAGCTGCCATAATGTTCGTGCTCCAGAATGACCGGCAGCGTGGGCCAGAAGGCTTCCGCCATTTCGGCGTGATACCAGGAATGTGGCGGCGGTTGAACCATGATGCTGTCGTCGCGCAGGGTGACGCCGCGAGCGCGGGCGTAATCCATGATGGGGAAATCGCGTCCGGGCCGATCATGTCCGGCGGCATCATCGCTGAGGCAGAGCTGGGTGTGTCGAAAATGTTTCACGTGCAGATCAATGTGGCGCTGCGCCGCCGCCAGCGTTTGTGCCTCGGTCAACTGACTGCTCATCAGCGTGTGCGCTTCGCCCCAAAGCCCGAACGTGCCGATGTCAATGAACGCCACGTTGGGATTGCCATCGTACCGCCGCGCCATCGCGCTCAGAAAGTTTTCCAGCTTTTGCAGATAAATCGGATCGAGGAAATCCGGGTCCCACTGCGGCCCGTCGGCTTTGGGTCCCTCTCCGAATTGGTAGGGAACGCCTTTGGCCCCGGCGGCTTTCACCCATTCGGGCGTGGCGTAACGCATCCAATTTTCAGAGGTCGTGATGCGGAAGGCGACGCGTTTGCCTTTGGCGATCCAGCGTTGGGCTGGCGTGTCGAGCAACGACCAGTTGAACTTGCCCTCCTCCGGTTCGAGGAATCCCCAGGGCACGCGCAAATAAACCACCGACAGCCCGGGCCAGTCGTCCAACGTGTCGCTGGGCGCGAGCTTCGAGCCGTAGTTTTCCAGCAGGTTGGAAAAGAAATGAAAGGTCCAGCCCATGCCCGGATTGACCAGCACCGCGCCGGTGTCTTTGGGATGCACGACACAATTCGTTGGCGCGGCCCCAATACGGGTGGCGGCGAGTAGAACAACCAGGAAACAAAAATTTCTAACAATGCGCTTAACGGTCACGGCTTAATGTCTAGGTGAAACCACCGCTCGTGGCAATCCAAGGAGTACGAATGGAAACAGTGGCGGCGTTACAAAGAGATTGTCGCGCAACGTTCCTTTGCTAAACTGCCGACTCAGGCTGTGGCGGAAAACCAGCCTGTCAATAAAAACCGCAATGACCACGGACCTTTCCAATTTTGCCCGGCGCGTGCGCGATTTCATCCAGCGCTGCGCGACCGGTTTTTCTGCCGCCTCCGAGCCCGGATCGCGGGACTCGGAGTTCAATGATTTGGCGGTGGCGTTGTTTCGGTTGCAGTTTTCAGGCAACGCGCCGTACCGGCGTTGGTGTGAAGCGCAGGGAGTCACTGCGGAAGCGGTCACGCAATGGGGGCAAATTCCCGCCGTGCCGACCGCCGCGTTCAAGGAATGGGATTTGACCTGTCTCACGCCGGCGGAACGGACGCGGGTGTTTCATTCGAGCGGGACCACCACGCAGCAGCCCAGCCGACACTTTCATCATGCGGATTCGTTGGCGCTTTACGAAGCGTCGTTGTGGCCGTGGCTGAAGCGGCATCTGCCGCTCACCGCCACGAAAGCGCGTTTCCTTTCGTTGACGCCCAGTACGGAACAAGCGCCCCATTCGTCCCTGGTTCACATGTTTGATTTTGCGCGGCAAAAAATGGGCGCGTCGGCGAATGGCTTCGTTGGCCAGACCGATGCCGACGGCACCTGGTGGTTGGATTTTGATCGCGCCTTTGCCTTGCTCGGAGGCTCAACGACAGCGTGCGCGGTAAAAGGTAACACCGACTCGCAGCCGTGGTTGGTTTTGGGAACGGCGTTTTCGTTCGTGCAATTGTTGGATGAAATGGAACGACGTGACGGTCGTCTGTGTTTGCCGAACGGTTCGTTCGTGCTCGAAACTGGTGGTTACAAGGGACGTTCGCGGGCGCTGCCCAAGGCCAGCTTGTATCAACTGATCGCCGAGCGATTGGGGGTTCCGGAAACCAACATCATTTGCGAATACGGAATGAGCGAGTTGAGTTCACAAGCCTACGACTTGATGGGGCGACCCGGCGCCGCTGAAGCTTCACTGGATGCACGAGAGTCGTCCCGGCGTCGGGTCTTTCAGTTTCCGCCGTGGGCAAGAGTGCGCGTGATTTCACCCGAGACAGGTCAGGAAGTGGATGAAGGTGAAACCGGCTTGTTGCAAATTTTTGATCTGGCCAATGTGTTTTCCGTGCTGGCGGTGCAAACCGAGGATTTAGCGGTCCGCCGGTCGTTCGGATTTGAATTACTCGGTCGCGCGGTGGCGGCTGAACCACGCGGTTGCTCGCTGATGTCCGCATGAACCTGCCTCATTATTTTCTGGCCGACCTGCCCGCCTCGGCGACGCTCACGCCGAAGTTGCTGGCGGAAGCGTGCGACGCTTTGAAACGCAATCGGCACGACTATCTGGCGCAACGTTCCACCGACGAAATCATCGGCGTGTT
Coding sequences:
- a CDS encoding FG-GAP-like repeat-containing protein, which encodes MKMQFLSRWFLIGLLVLGGGQLQAANETALIEVLRSSANAVEKCNACAQLRVVGTAQSVPALAALLTNEAVAHAARYALEAIPGAEAGAALRTALGQTTGMFKVGVIQSLGHRRDPQALPLLAPLLADADAPITTAAAAALGELGGVEATAALKAAAAASTKEARLEIDEALLRCAEKFLAAGDSNQSVAIYGDLANDNMPAQIRIAAWRGLVLAQPDQRVALISQSLANPESLTHAAALQLLRELSDAQVIEAARRQWDKLPSESQAALVDASVRAGKNSVAIIHAAARSPELNVRLAAWEALAQTSDVALLPELAQATASAQPEEQSVARAALAQLHGPGVASALRQQIEQGTPPVKAALLRALGERSDRTATDLLLRYAENPEVTVRRAALGALQQLAVPDTFAPLLEIVARTKSAAERSPVMAALFAIGQTTSDRETPTRQVMDRMEQLPVDQRVALLPLLVELATPSALSAVAALSRAPDVTLAREGIRALSEWPNAAAAPILFDLAKSGPEATQRLVALSGGITVAEQEPNLDARFKLLQQALALAQRPEEKRQALGALGQIPTPAALQIVLGVLADPDLANEAGLAAMNIAEKLAAAQSQLAAEAAAQVLRHSQSPAVLKRAWALRSPAGITAPFIQDWLVCGPFRVAGVTGATAIFDVAFSPEAPEAVVDWKPLPRADLANLALFFPNQTDCVAYLKAEINAPEARPAVLLLGSDDGVKAWLNGAEVHRNNVDRGLVADQDVALVELKQGVNELRLKITQGAGGWVACARLVGMEGQPIPGLTVKEQGGAAAAAAPVVRPAVPALLPRRDPFRKLQLSDQFYAEGAACADFNQDGQLDIVAGPFWYAGPDFTQRHEYRPAQTFDPRDYSDNFLTYTGDFNGDGRPDVLCIPYPGKEGYWYENPGAVAGPWPRHLYYPMVGNESPSLADMNGDGRPELIFNNDGYIGYAAYQLAKPEAPWTFHAVSPRHERYQRFTHGIGAGDLNGDGRMDLLEAAGWWEQPVNAAVDAPWIFHPHQFAEAASHMLVTDVDGDGLNDVICSWHCHLYGLLWWQQQRAAGGNITWQRHEILSPHPDVTSNQFRFSQPHSMALADMNGDGLMDFVTGKRFWAHGPTGDQEPDAPAIVCWFELWRDANGSARFVPHLIDDDSGVGTEVTVADLNADGRPDVIVANKKGVFAHFNELPRR
- a CDS encoding DUF4832 domain-containing protein encodes the protein MTVKRIVRNFCFLVVLLAATRIGAAPTNCVVHPKDTGAVLVNPGMGWTFHFFSNLLENYGSKLAPSDTLDDWPGLSVVYLRVPWGFLEPEEGKFNWSLLDTPAQRWIAKGKRVAFRITTSENWMRYATPEWVKAAGAKGVPYQFGEGPKADGPQWDPDFLDPIYLQKLENFLSAMARRYDGNPNVAFIDIGTFGLWGEAHTLMSSQLTEAQTLAAAQRHIDLHVKHFRHTQLCLSDDAAGHDRPGRDFPIMDYARARGVTLRDDSIMVQPPPHSWYHAEMAEAFWPTLPVILEHEHYGSSKLRNAWGDGSLLLKAVEDYHASYLSIHWWPREELNENRELIQRINRRLGYRLQLREIAWPAEVPLGAAFTVSTKWANAGVAPCYGGGFWALTLKDAKGGIVSVNVAEDFDLRQLQPGPPDNISTTDHTAEFTISRAYVDPFARFAPATKSGPYEVFISVGQRDGTPTIALPLAGDDGQRRYQLGRMLVTERQ